The Equus przewalskii isolate Varuska chromosome 5, EquPr2, whole genome shotgun sequence genome window below encodes:
- the LOC103551498 gene encoding LOW QUALITY PROTEIN: olfactory receptor 6C74-like (The sequence of the model RefSeq protein was modified relative to this genomic sequence to represent the inferred CDS: inserted 1 base in 1 codon) — protein MGNHTKVTVFILAGLTDDPQLKVVLFIFLLLTYLLSIVGNLTIITLTLVDTHLKTPMYFFLRNFSFLEISYTTTCIPKLVAIMATGNKTISYNSCVAQVFFAFLLGASEFYLLAAMSYDRCVAXCEPLHYTTIKNTKICMQLVLSCWFAGFFVIFPPLILGLDLDFCASIIVDHLYCDASPLLHISCSDTQLLEMMAFISAVVTLVVTLVMVIISYTYIALTILRIPSTSQRRKAFSTCSSHMIVISLSYGSCIFMYVKPSVKQRISLSKGIAVLNTSIAPLLNPFIYTLRNQKVKKAFMNTVHRVVPFSNK, from the exons ATGGGAAACCACACAAAAGTGACAGTGTTTATCCTAGCAGGTTTGACTGATGACCCACAATTGAAAGTTGTATTATTTATCTTCCTGCTTCTCACCTACTTGCTAAGCATCGTTGGCAACTTAACCATCATCACACTCACCCTGGTGGACACTCACCTCAAGACccccatgtattttttccttcgGAATTTTTCATTCTTAGAAATTTCCTATACTACTACATGCATTCCTAAATTGGTGGCTATTATGGCAACTGGTAACAAAACCATTTCCTATAACAGTTGTGTTGCTCAAGTGTTTTTTGCCTTCCTTCTTGGAGCATCAGAGTTTTACCTGCTGGCAGCTATGTCCTACGACCGCTGTGTTG TCTGTGAGCCCCTGCATTACACCACCATCAAGAACACCAAGATCTGCATGCAGCTCGTCCTCAGCTGTTGGTTTGCTGGTTTTTTTGTCATCTTTCCACCACTCATCTTAGGCCTAGACCTTGACTTCTGCGCCTCCATCATTGTCGATCATCTCTACTGTGACGCTTCTCCCCTCCTGCATATCTCCTGCTCAGACACACAGCTTCTGGAGATGATGGCATTCATCTCAGCTGTGGTAACACTCGTGGTCACGTTGGTAATGGTGATAATATCCTATACCTATATTGCCTTGACCATTCTAAGAATCCCTTCAACTAGTCAGAGGAGAAAGGCTTTTTCAACATGTTCTTCTCACATGATTGTGATATCCCTTTCTTATGGCAGCTGCATCTTCATGTATGTTAAACCATCCGTCAAACAAAGAATATCTCTTTCCAAGGGAATTGCGGTGCTCAATACCTCCATTGCTCCACTTCTGAATCCTTTCATCTACACCTTACGgaaccaaaaagtgaaaaaagcattTATGAATACGGTGCACAGGGTTGTTCCtttctcaaataaatga
- the LOC103551535 gene encoding olfactory receptor 6C6-like, protein MNKSMEIEFILLGLTNDPLLQIVIFLFLFFNYILSLMGNLIIILLTMLDPHLKTPMYFFLRNFSFLEVSFTTICIPRFLISILTGNKTISYNGCASQLFFFLLLGVTEFYLLAAMSYDRYVAICKPLHYPIIMNSKMCYQLVLSSWVTGFLIIFPPLVLGLKLDFCASKTINHFLCDTSPILQLSCTDTRFIELMAFILAVVTLVVTLLLVSLSYTYIIKTILKFPSVQQRAKAFSTCSSHMVVVSITYGSCMFMYMKPSAKERVALTKGVAVLNTSVAPLLNPFIYTLRNQQVKEALKDMLQRFCYFQNNDTKFGYK, encoded by the coding sequence ATGAACAAATCAATGGAAATAGAGTTCATTCTGCTTGGACTGACAAATGACCCTCTCTTGCAAATTgtgattttcctgtttctgttcttCAACTACATCTTGAGTCTGATGGGGAACTTAATCATCATCCTTCTCACCATGCTGGATCCTCATCTCAAGACAccaatgtatttcttccttcgaaatttttccttcttagagGTTTCATTCACAACCATATGCATTCCACGATTCTTGATAAGCATTCTAACTGGAAACAAAACAATTTCCTACAATGGTTGTGCatctcagttatttttctttcttttgttaggCGTTACAGAGTTTTACCTTTTGGCTGCCATGTCCTATGACCGATATGTTGCCATCTGCAAACCCTTGCATTACCCAATCATTATGAACAGTAAAATGTGCTATCAGCTTGTACTCAGCTCCTGGGTAACTGGCTTCCTCATCATATTTCCCCCTTTGGTCTTGGGACTCAAGCTGGATTTCTGTGCTTCCAAAACTATTAATCACTTCCTCTGTGACACTTCTCCTATCCTGCAGCTCTCTTGCACAGATACACGTTTCATAGAACTTATGGCTTTTATCTTAGCTGTCGTGACACTTGTGGTCACTTTGTTGTTAGTGAGTCTGTCTTACACATACATCATCAAAACCATTCTAAAATTCCCATCTGTTCAACAACGAGCAAAGGCCTTTTCCACCTGTTCCTCACACATGGTTGTTGTCTCTATTACTTACGGTAgctgtatgtttatgtatatgaAACCATCAGCAAAGGAAAGAGTGGCTTTAACTAAAGGTGTAGCTGTACTCAACACCTCTGTTGCTCCTTTACTAAACCCCTTCATTTACACCCTAAGGAATCAGCAGGTGAAAGAAGCTCTCAAGGATATGCTTCAAAGGTTTTgttattttcaaaacaatgaCACAAAATTTggatataaataa
- the LOC103551536 gene encoding olfactory receptor 6C6-like, whose amino-acid sequence MKNQSGEIEFILLGLTDDPQLQMVIFIFLFLNYMLSMMGNLSIILLTLLNPCLKTPMYFFLRNFSFLEVLLTTICIPRFLVTIVTKNKIISYNGCVSQLFFSLFIAVTEYYLLVAMSFDRYVAICKPLHYPIIMSNKMCYRLVLSSWTAGFLITFPPLVLGLKLEFCASKVIDHFICDTSPVLQISCTDTRFLELVSFVLAGGTLMVTLLLVVFSYMYIIKTILKISSAQKRTKAFSTCSSHMIVVSLTYGSCIFIHMKPAAKERVTLTKGVAVIYTSVAPLLNPFIYSLRNQQVKQAFKDTLQKIFFFQKMRKKFNVKIFEKR is encoded by the coding sequence ATGAAGAACCAGTCAGGAGAAATAGAATTCATTCTCCTGGGGCTGACTGATGACCCGCAATTGCAAAtggtgatttttatatttctctttctaaacTACATGTTGAGTATGATGGGGAATTTATCCATCATCCTCCTTACCTTGCTGAATCCCTGCCTCAAGACtcccatgtattttttcctccGAAATTTCTCCTTCTTAGAAGTTTTATTGACAACTATCTGTATTCCCAGATTCTTGGTCACCATCGtgactaaaaacaaaatcatttcctACAATGGTTGTGTATCTCAgttattcttttccctcttcatAGCAGTTACAGAGTATTACCTACTGGTTGCCATGTCTTTTGACCGTTATGTAGCAATCTGCAAACCCTTACATTACCCCATCATTATGAGCAACAAAATGTGCTACCGGCTTGTGCTCAGTTCATGGACAGCCGGCTTTCTGATTACCTTTCCACCCTTGGTCTTGGGACTGAAACTGGAATTCTGTGCTTCCAAAGTAATTGATCATTTCATATGTGACACTTCGCCTGTGCTGCAGATTTCTTGCACAGACACGCGTTTCCTCGAATTGGTTTCATTTGTCTTAGCTGGTGGAACGCTCATGGTCACGTTGCTCTTAGTAGTTTTTTCCTACATGTATATTATCAAGACCATTCTAAAAATCTCCTCTgctcagaaaagaacaaaggcttTTTCCACGTGTTCTTCTCATATGATCGTAGTCTCCCTTACTTATGGGAGCTGTATCTTTATTCACATGAAGCCAGCAGCAAAGGAAAGGGTGACTTTAACCAAAGGTGTAGCTGTTATCTACACCTCAGTTGCCCCTTTGTTAAATCCTTTCATTTATAGTCTAAGGAACCAGCAAGTGAAACAAGCCTTCAAAGATACtctccaaaagattttttttttccagaaaatgaggaaaaaatttaatgttaaaatctttgagaaaaggtaa